A genomic segment from Nicotiana tabacum cultivar K326 chromosome 7, ASM71507v2, whole genome shotgun sequence encodes:
- the LOC107776357 gene encoding multisubstrate pseudouridine synthase 7 isoform X2, whose protein sequence is MLKTLCSKLRSHHQLLTKTLQQVLGHPKILIPYYSFLDQNLLPVTMMKTMDESDVGISCYISKLPGFRGILKQRYSDFIVNEVDLDGNVVHLTSLEAPAECSEDKDVNLSDQLNKSYATEIESFRSLAGNSDADKLKGLIDKLNSGVDVSDESVVLSPSSDKLHRTAIHNFFKERLKFLVTDAVDGPEDSSKCVRVRLNKGGNNGRGRFSRKRKDRNDKPYDSRGSDSWPEHLGKFLRFHLFKENKDTQEALNIIAKMLGVQPRSFGFAGTKDKRAVSTQRVTVFKQRASRVAALNERLIGIKVGDFCHVKEGLLLGQLYGNRFTITLRGVSADSEDIIKASAVALGEHGFINYFGLQRFGSSSVPTHLIGAALLRGEWKAAVSLILDPREGEKNAISTVREYYKESGDIDGTLRQLPRHLVAERAILQCLKKSPGNCLQALKGIPRTLRMMYVHSYQSYLWNHAASMRVQKHGFDQVVLGDLVYSKEQPKEKETFVAECEDVNGNDMDDYSNLDETSETDLPEEKNISVKAINEEDLISGTYTIEDVLLPLPGSRVIYPSNDIGEVYCDLAQKDGISLTETAHKIKEFSITNMTGAYRRVFQKPKDFEWELLSYTDGTIPLGETDFDAIAKSVKKSKVREEKSTNGSEELAADYGTSSAISEGGDMLPGKGCEEKINSEAMQSEESPSGGNAQESQMALKLSFTLPASCYATMAVRELLKTSTSVAFHKSLND, encoded by the exons ATGCTAAAAACCCTTTGTTCCAAACTCCGGAGTCATCATCAGCTACTAACAAAAACCCTGCAACAAGTTCTTGGTCACCCTAAAATTCTAATACCCTACTACAGCTTTCTTGATCAGAATCTTTTGCCTGTTACCATGATGAAAACAATGGATGAATCCGATGTGGGCATCTCCTGCTACATTTCCAAGCTCCCTGGCTTTCGTGGCATACTCAAACAAag GTACTCTGACTTCATTGTAAATGAAGTGGACTTAGATGGAAATGTTGTTCATTTGACTTCATTGGAGGCTCCAGCGGAG TGTTCAGAGGACAAGGACGTAAATTTATCTGATCAACTGAACAAAAGTTATGCGACTGAGATAGAATCTTTCAGATCTCTCGCTGGCAATTCTGATGCTGACAAGCTTAAGGGTCTTATTGATAAACTTAATTCTGGAGTCGATGTCAGTGATGAATCCGTCGTCCTTTCACCAAGTTCAGATAAATTGCATCGTACT GCAATTCATAATTTTTTCAAGGAAAGATTAAAATTCCTTGTAACAGATGCTGTTGATGGACCGGAGGACTCATCAAAGTGTGTTCGTGTGAGATTGAATAAGGGAGGGAATAATGGGAGGGGTAGATTCTCTAGGAAAAGGAAAGACCGAAATGATAAACCTTATGACAGTAGAGGTTCAGACAGTTGGCCAGAACATCTTGGCAAGTTCCTTAG GTTTCATCTTTTCAAGGAGAACAAGGATACACAGGAAGCTTTAAACATTATAGCAAAGATGCTCGGCGTTCAG CCTAGGTCCTTTGGATTTGCTGGTACTAAAGACAAGCGTGCTGTATCAACCCAGAGG GTTACTGTTTTCAAGCAACGAGCAAGTAGAGTAGCAGCTCTCAACGAAAGATTGATTGGAATCAAAGTTGGTGACTTTTG CCATGTTAAAGAAGGGCTTCTGCTTGGGCAGCTTTATGGGAACCGATTTACTATAACACTTCG GGGAGTGTCAGCAGATTCTGAGGATATAATTAAAGCATCAGCAGTTGCCCTAGGAGAGCATGGATTTATAAACTATTTTGGTTTACAG CGGTTTGGCAGCAGTTCTGTGCCAACCCATCTGATTGGAGCTGCGTTATTGCGTGGAGAGTGGAAAGCTGCTGTCAGCTTGATTCTTGATCCAAGAGAAGGGG AGAAGAATGCCATCAGTACAGTAAGGGAGTATTACAAGgaaagtggtgacattgatggGACCCTAAGGCAGTTACCTCGACATCTGGTTGCTGAAAGGGCGATT TTGCAGTGCCTGAAAAAATCTCCTGGAAACTGTCTACAAGCTCTGAAGGGGATACCCAGGACTCTCCGAATGAT GTATGTACATAGCTATCAAAGTTATCTTTGGAACCATGCAGCAAGCATGAGAGTGCAAAAACATG GGTTTGACCAAGTTGTGTTGGGAGATCTGGTTTATTCAAAGGAACAACCTAAAGAGAAAGAAACTTTTGTTGCTGAATGTGAAGACGTGAATGGCAACGACATGGATGATTATAGTAATCTGGATGAGACCTCAGAGACTGATCTTCCTGAAGAAAAAAATATATCAGTCAAG GCTATAAATGAAGAAGACCTTATATCCGGTACATATACCATCGAAGATGTACTTCTACCTTTGCCTGG ATCTAGAGTTATTTATCCGTCAAATGACATTGGGGAAGTTTACTGTGACTTGGCACAGAAG GATGGTATCAGCTTGACAGAGACTGCGCATAAGATCAA GGAATTCTCCATAACTAATATGACCGGAGCTTACAGACGTGTATTTCAAAAGCCGAAGGATTTTGAATG GGAATTGCTTAGTTACACTGATGGAACTATACCTCTAGGGGAGACAGATTTTGATGCCATTGCCAAGTCAGTAAAGAAAAGCAAGGTCAGAGAGGAGAAGTCGACCAATGGAAGCGAGGAACTTGCTGCTGACTATGGTACATCTTCAGCAATATCTGAAGGTGGTGACATGCTTCCAGGAAAAGGTTGTGAGGAAAAGATTAACAGTGAAGCGATGCAATCAGAGGAATCTCCTAGTGGTGGTAATGCTCAGGAGAGCCAGATGGCTCTCAAGCTGAGCTTTACACTACCAGCTTCTTGCTATGCAACTATGGCTGTGAGGGAGCTGCTGAAAACATCCACTTCT GTTGCATTTCACAAGTCTCTAAATGACTAA
- the LOC107776357 gene encoding multisubstrate pseudouridine synthase 7 isoform X1 gives MLKTLCSKLRSHHQLLTKTLQQVLGHPKILIPYYSFLDQNLLPVTMMKTMDESDVGISCYISKLPGFRGILKQRYSDFIVNEVDLDGNVVHLTSLEAPAEVCSEDKDVNLSDQLNKSYATEIESFRSLAGNSDADKLKGLIDKLNSGVDVSDESVVLSPSSDKLHRTAIHNFFKERLKFLVTDAVDGPEDSSKCVRVRLNKGGNNGRGRFSRKRKDRNDKPYDSRGSDSWPEHLGKFLRFHLFKENKDTQEALNIIAKMLGVQPRSFGFAGTKDKRAVSTQRVTVFKQRASRVAALNERLIGIKVGDFCHVKEGLLLGQLYGNRFTITLRGVSADSEDIIKASAVALGEHGFINYFGLQRFGSSSVPTHLIGAALLRGEWKAAVSLILDPREGEKNAISTVREYYKESGDIDGTLRQLPRHLVAERAILQCLKKSPGNCLQALKGIPRTLRMMYVHSYQSYLWNHAASMRVQKHGFDQVVLGDLVYSKEQPKEKETFVAECEDVNGNDMDDYSNLDETSETDLPEEKNISVKAINEEDLISGTYTIEDVLLPLPGSRVIYPSNDIGEVYCDLAQKDGISLTETAHKIKEFSITNMTGAYRRVFQKPKDFEWELLSYTDGTIPLGETDFDAIAKSVKKSKVREEKSTNGSEELAADYGTSSAISEGGDMLPGKGCEEKINSEAMQSEESPSGGNAQESQMALKLSFTLPASCYATMAVRELLKTSTSVAFHKSLND, from the exons ATGCTAAAAACCCTTTGTTCCAAACTCCGGAGTCATCATCAGCTACTAACAAAAACCCTGCAACAAGTTCTTGGTCACCCTAAAATTCTAATACCCTACTACAGCTTTCTTGATCAGAATCTTTTGCCTGTTACCATGATGAAAACAATGGATGAATCCGATGTGGGCATCTCCTGCTACATTTCCAAGCTCCCTGGCTTTCGTGGCATACTCAAACAAag GTACTCTGACTTCATTGTAAATGAAGTGGACTTAGATGGAAATGTTGTTCATTTGACTTCATTGGAGGCTCCAGCGGAGGTG TGTTCAGAGGACAAGGACGTAAATTTATCTGATCAACTGAACAAAAGTTATGCGACTGAGATAGAATCTTTCAGATCTCTCGCTGGCAATTCTGATGCTGACAAGCTTAAGGGTCTTATTGATAAACTTAATTCTGGAGTCGATGTCAGTGATGAATCCGTCGTCCTTTCACCAAGTTCAGATAAATTGCATCGTACT GCAATTCATAATTTTTTCAAGGAAAGATTAAAATTCCTTGTAACAGATGCTGTTGATGGACCGGAGGACTCATCAAAGTGTGTTCGTGTGAGATTGAATAAGGGAGGGAATAATGGGAGGGGTAGATTCTCTAGGAAAAGGAAAGACCGAAATGATAAACCTTATGACAGTAGAGGTTCAGACAGTTGGCCAGAACATCTTGGCAAGTTCCTTAG GTTTCATCTTTTCAAGGAGAACAAGGATACACAGGAAGCTTTAAACATTATAGCAAAGATGCTCGGCGTTCAG CCTAGGTCCTTTGGATTTGCTGGTACTAAAGACAAGCGTGCTGTATCAACCCAGAGG GTTACTGTTTTCAAGCAACGAGCAAGTAGAGTAGCAGCTCTCAACGAAAGATTGATTGGAATCAAAGTTGGTGACTTTTG CCATGTTAAAGAAGGGCTTCTGCTTGGGCAGCTTTATGGGAACCGATTTACTATAACACTTCG GGGAGTGTCAGCAGATTCTGAGGATATAATTAAAGCATCAGCAGTTGCCCTAGGAGAGCATGGATTTATAAACTATTTTGGTTTACAG CGGTTTGGCAGCAGTTCTGTGCCAACCCATCTGATTGGAGCTGCGTTATTGCGTGGAGAGTGGAAAGCTGCTGTCAGCTTGATTCTTGATCCAAGAGAAGGGG AGAAGAATGCCATCAGTACAGTAAGGGAGTATTACAAGgaaagtggtgacattgatggGACCCTAAGGCAGTTACCTCGACATCTGGTTGCTGAAAGGGCGATT TTGCAGTGCCTGAAAAAATCTCCTGGAAACTGTCTACAAGCTCTGAAGGGGATACCCAGGACTCTCCGAATGAT GTATGTACATAGCTATCAAAGTTATCTTTGGAACCATGCAGCAAGCATGAGAGTGCAAAAACATG GGTTTGACCAAGTTGTGTTGGGAGATCTGGTTTATTCAAAGGAACAACCTAAAGAGAAAGAAACTTTTGTTGCTGAATGTGAAGACGTGAATGGCAACGACATGGATGATTATAGTAATCTGGATGAGACCTCAGAGACTGATCTTCCTGAAGAAAAAAATATATCAGTCAAG GCTATAAATGAAGAAGACCTTATATCCGGTACATATACCATCGAAGATGTACTTCTACCTTTGCCTGG ATCTAGAGTTATTTATCCGTCAAATGACATTGGGGAAGTTTACTGTGACTTGGCACAGAAG GATGGTATCAGCTTGACAGAGACTGCGCATAAGATCAA GGAATTCTCCATAACTAATATGACCGGAGCTTACAGACGTGTATTTCAAAAGCCGAAGGATTTTGAATG GGAATTGCTTAGTTACACTGATGGAACTATACCTCTAGGGGAGACAGATTTTGATGCCATTGCCAAGTCAGTAAAGAAAAGCAAGGTCAGAGAGGAGAAGTCGACCAATGGAAGCGAGGAACTTGCTGCTGACTATGGTACATCTTCAGCAATATCTGAAGGTGGTGACATGCTTCCAGGAAAAGGTTGTGAGGAAAAGATTAACAGTGAAGCGATGCAATCAGAGGAATCTCCTAGTGGTGGTAATGCTCAGGAGAGCCAGATGGCTCTCAAGCTGAGCTTTACACTACCAGCTTCTTGCTATGCAACTATGGCTGTGAGGGAGCTGCTGAAAACATCCACTTCT GTTGCATTTCACAAGTCTCTAAATGACTAA